Proteins encoded in a region of the Mesoflavibacter profundi genome:
- a CDS encoding RagB/SusD family nutrient uptake outer membrane protein, with protein sequence MKNIYKSILFCGSLLLLGSCTDLDENLVGDPNSEFTIPLPESFDGGGPGPSDALSNAFNQLRESGSANHGGYWSVQSVSTDEMAVTQKGGDWYDGGIWIDMHRHTFTSTNGPINGAWGQQYTAIAACNSSIADGGLDANQMAQAKTLRAFFYYRLLDMYGRVKLITTPGVDAPQSTRTEVFDFVESELLDALGISSVSATMDLSSSPLTTAQDPYRVNQFAALGLLAKLYLNAEVYTGTDRYSEASIAASYVIDNGGYMLCDTGCTVENVGKRPGVDTDPDMLEGYAAVFAPNNFNNPEIIWSIPYDNVAGPNMNFAQMSLHYSSQFTWNLANQPWNGYSALEDFYNSYDDADARKTANFIVGPQLDAGGSAILDYAATDGQLELDYTPDINELEPNASRKGGARLGKFSFRQGQQDNMDNDFPIIRLGDLYLIRAEADARVAGNWNMALPDVNTIRLRAGVPVLNTIDADEFLAERGREMFMEVTRRQDLIRFGKWGDSWWEKTNSDNFRTVFPIPQEQIDASDGSLTQNPGY encoded by the coding sequence ATGAAAAATATTTATAAATCAATTTTATTCTGTGGCTCTCTTCTATTATTAGGAAGTTGTACAGATTTAGATGAAAATTTGGTAGGAGACCCAAACTCGGAGTTTACAATTCCATTACCAGAATCATTTGATGGTGGTGGACCTGGACCAAGTGATGCTTTAAGTAATGCATTTAACCAATTAAGAGAATCAGGCTCTGCAAACCATGGTGGATACTGGTCTGTTCAATCTGTATCTACAGATGAAATGGCAGTAACACAAAAAGGTGGAGACTGGTATGATGGTGGTATTTGGATAGATATGCACAGACATACATTTACATCTACTAATGGACCAATAAATGGAGCTTGGGGACAACAGTACACAGCAATTGCTGCTTGTAACTCTTCAATAGCTGATGGCGGATTAGATGCAAATCAAATGGCTCAAGCAAAAACTTTAAGAGCATTTTTCTATTACAGATTATTAGATATGTATGGTAGAGTAAAATTAATTACTACTCCTGGAGTAGATGCTCCACAATCTACCAGAACAGAAGTATTTGATTTTGTAGAGAGCGAATTGTTAGATGCCTTAGGTATTTCATCGGTATCTGCAACTATGGACTTATCATCTAGTCCATTGACTACAGCTCAAGATCCATACAGAGTAAACCAGTTTGCAGCGTTAGGATTATTAGCTAAATTATATTTAAATGCTGAAGTTTACACAGGTACAGACAGATATTCTGAAGCTTCTATTGCTGCTAGTTATGTAATTGATAATGGAGGTTATATGCTTTGTGATACTGGTTGTACAGTAGAAAATGTAGGAAAAAGACCTGGTGTAGATACTGATCCTGATATGTTAGAAGGATATGCAGCAGTATTTGCTCCTAACAATTTCAACAATCCTGAAATAATTTGGTCAATACCTTATGACAATGTTGCAGGACCAAATATGAACTTTGCGCAAATGTCTTTACACTATTCAAGTCAATTTACTTGGAATTTAGCAAATCAACCTTGGAATGGTTATTCTGCATTAGAGGATTTCTATAATTCTTATGATGATGCTGATGCTCGTAAAACAGCTAACTTTATCGTAGGTCCTCAATTAGATGCTGGTGGATCTGCTATATTAGATTATGCTGCAACAGATGGTCAACTTGAATTAGACTATACTCCAGATATTAACGAGTTAGAGCCAAATGCATCTAGAAAAGGTGGTGCAAGATTAGGAAAATTTAGCTTCCGTCAAGGACAACAGGATAATATGGATAACGATTTCCCTATAATCAGACTTGGTGATTTATACTTAATACGTGCTGAAGCAGACGCAAGAGTTGCAGGTAACTGGAACATGGCGTTACCTGATGTTAACACTATTAGATTACGTGCTGGAGTACCTGTATTAAATACTATTGATGCTGATGAATTCTTAGCTGAAAGAGGTCGTGAAATGTTTATGGAAGTTACTAGAAGACAAGATTTAATCCGTTTTGGAAAATGGGGAGATTCTTGGTGGGAAAAGACAAACTCTGATAACTTTAGAACTGTATTCCCAATACCTCAAGAACAAATTGATGCTTCTGATGGTAGTTTAACACAAAATCCAGGATACTAA